In Phacochoerus africanus isolate WHEZ1 chromosome 16, ROS_Pafr_v1, whole genome shotgun sequence, one genomic interval encodes:
- the LOC125117766 gene encoding olfactory receptor 10AC1-like produces the protein MDSPSNATMPCGFLLQGFAEFPHLRPALFLLLLAVHLATLSGNLLILVAVASVPSRPPMLLFLCQLSAIELCYTLVVVPRSLADLASPSLGLGSPISFLGCAVQMQMFVGLGGSECFLLAAMAYDRYVAICHPLRYAAVVTPGLCARLALVCCLGGLAVSVGLTVAVFHLPFCGSRLLVHFFCDITALLHLACTRSYAEELPLLGACLVLVLLPSVLILASYGAIAAALRRLHSRQGRRKAASTCASHLAVTFLHYGCATFMYVRPKASYSPRQDRTLALVYTNVTPLLYPLIYSLRNREITTAIRRVLGRWRPCPAQGQGVCEP, from the coding sequence ATggacagccccagcaatgccaccATGCCCTGTGGCTTTCTCCTTCAGGGCTTTGCTGAGTTCCCACATCTGAGGCCTGCGCTCTTCCTGCTGCTGTTGGCGGTGCACCTGGCCACCCTGAGTGGGAACCTGCTCATCCTGGTGGCCGTGGCCTCGGTGCCCAGCAGGCCACCCATGCTACTCTTCCTGTGCCAGCTGTCAGCCATCGAGCTCTGCTACACGCTGGTGGTGGTGCCCCGCTCTCTGGCAGACCTGGCCTCTCCAAGTCTTGGCCTAGGGAGCCCCATCTCCTTCCTGGGCTGCGCTGTTCAGATGCAGATGTTCGTGGGGCTGGGTGGCTCCGAGTGCTTCCTACTGGCTGCCATGGCTTATGACCGgtatgtggccatctgccacccgCTGCGTTATGCAGCTGTAGTGACCCCCGGGCTGTGTGCACGGCTGGCCCTGGTCTGCTGCCTCGGGGGACTGGCGGTGTCCGTGGGGCTCACGGTGGCTGTTTTTCACCTGCCTTTCTGCGGCTCCCGCCTGCTAGTGCATTTCTTCTGCGACATCACGGCGCTGCTGCACTTGGCCTGCACGCGGAGCTACGCGGAGGAGCTGCCCCTGCTGGGGGCCTGCCTGGTGTTGGTGCTGCTGCCCTCGGTCCTCATCCTGGCCTCCTACGGTGCCATCGCCGCCGCCCTGCGCCGCCTGCACTCCCGGCAGGGCCGGCGCAAGGCCGCCTCCACCTGCGCCTCGCACCTGGCTGTCACCTTCCTCCACTACGGCTGCGCCACCTTCATGTACGTGCGGCCCAAGGCCAGCTACTCGCCGCGGCAGGACCGCACACTGGCTCTTGTCTACACCAACGTCACGCCGCTGCTCTACCCGCTCATCTACAGCCTGCGCAACCGCGAGATCACTACCGCCATCCGCAGGGTGCTGGGGCGGTGgcggccctgcccagcccagggtcAGGGTGTGTGTGAGCCTTGA
- the LOC125117758 gene encoding small integral membrane protein 15-like encodes MFDIKAWAECAVEGAAKDPHGFLTTGMVALTPLFLASAAPSWELAKMIEAREKEQKKQQKC; translated from the coding sequence ATGTTTGATATAAAAGCTTGGGCGGAGTGTGCTGTAGAAGGGGCTGCAAAGGACCCACATGGCTTCCTTACAACAGGTATGGTGGCCCTCACGCCACTGTTTCTGGCCAGCGCTGCACCGTCCTGGGAATTGGCCAagatgatcgaggccagggaaaaggagcaaaagaagcaacaaaaatgttaa